The following coding sequences lie in one Miscanthus floridulus cultivar M001 chromosome 9, ASM1932011v1, whole genome shotgun sequence genomic window:
- the LOC136483823 gene encoding uncharacterized protein, producing MMAAANPKPKPTPMPPPAAPTVAAQNPQAAALRASSSSSSAADPNPNPNKRTNPGNAAAGPGGSASAASAPAPTDPTPRVNGEASRSPLIPAQHPHPHPQQHAPPGASPLLPPPPPPSSRPLLTVAAVEAVMSAIPPPPRYGLEDLDRRTVALSDGTVRTYFALPHEPPPQLRQPPPPIPAHLLAPPPPPPPPLPLLRPPIERWAPPPPMTALLPAAGLLPVPVSKRKWEDQANGGVPGESSGRNQQQKSETRAAKQVKVEETGVDPKVLKIAFLKMVKLINENEADKKNYRANGKLSQLKCPVCQRDSVDLHALLNHAYYAKNQEHRADHLGFHKALCVLMGWNYSVAPVHKTAYQALSTIDAEANQGDLILWPPTVVIENTYKSKHDGQKDGMSDKDMESKLREMGFAGVDVQPLPGKDGQRSMQAKFPASLDGLNNASRLVELFERQGHGRAAWARIRSIVPTSDGGNNNPMLVKVDGKGERTWVLYGYLATAWDLDILDPESKQNATVKSRKELDLD from the exons ATGATGGCCGCCGCCAATCCAAAGCCCAAGCCCACGCCGATGCCTCCGCCCGCGGCGCCCACCGTGGCGGCGCAGAACCCACAGGCCGCTGCCTTGAGGGCgtcgtcctcctcgtcgtccGCCGCCGACCCcaaccccaaccccaacaagCGCACCAACCCGGGCAACGCCGCCGCCGGTCCCGGCGGCAGTGCTTCCGCCGCGTCGGCGCCCGCGCCAACAGACCCTACCCCGAGAGTCAACGGGGAGGCCAGCCGCTCGCCTCTCATCCCCGCGCAGCACCCGCACCCTCACCCGCAGCAGCACGCTCCGCCCGGCGCGTCGCCTCTGctgccgcccccgcccccgccctcgTCGCGGCCTCTGCTCACCGTGGCCGCGGTAGAGGCGGTGATGTCCGccatcccgccgccgccgcggtacGGGCTAGAGGACCTCGACCGCCGCACCGTCGCGCTCTCCGACGGCACCGTGCGCACCTACTTCGCTCTCCCGCACGAGCCCCCGCCGCAGCtccgccagccgccgccgccgatacCCGCGCACCTCTtggcgcccccgcccccgcccccgcctccgcTGCCCCTGCTGCGCCCGCCCATCGAGCGGTGGGCTCCTCCGCCACCCATGACCGCACTTCTGCCTGCTGCTGGGCTGCTTCCGGTGCCTGTCTCGAAGCGGAAGTGGGAGGATCAGGCCAATGGTGGTGTGCCCGGGGAGTCCTCCGGACGCAACCAGCAGCAGAAGTCTGAGACACGTGCTGCGAAGCAGGTGAAGGTGGAGGAGACGGGGGTGGACCCGAAGGTGCTGAAGATCGCCTTTCTTAAGATGGTGAAGCTGATAAATGAGAATGAAGCAGATAAGAAGAATTACCGGGCCAATGGGAAGCTTTCCCAGCTGAAATGCCCTGTATGTCAAAG GGATTCTGTAGATTTGCATGCGCTCCTCAATCATGCATACTATGCAAAGAATCAGGAGCATCGTGCTGATCACCTAGGGTTTCACAAAGCTTTATGTGTTCTTATGGGTTGGAATTACTCCGTAGCCCCTGTTCACAAAACCGCTTACCAAGCATTATCAACTATCGATGCTGAAGCCAATCAAGGAGACCTTATCTTATGGCCACCAACAGTTGTAATTGAGAACACATACAAGTCAAAGCACGATGGACAAAAGGATGGCATGAGTGATAAAGATATGGAGAGCAAGCTGAGAG AAATGGGCTTTGCCGGTGTCGATGTGCAGCCACTCCCTGGGAAGGACGGGCAGAGGTCCATGCAAGCTAAGTTTCCTGCCAGCCTTGATGGTCTGAACAATGCGTCACGGCTTGTTGAGTTGTTCGAGCGCCAAGGCCACGGGCGAGCGGCTTGGGCTCGCATCCGGAGCATCGTCCCCACCAGTGATGGGGGCAATAATAATCCCATGCTGGTCAAGGTGGACGGCAAGGGAGAGCGGACATGGGTCCTCTATGGTTACCTTGCCACGGCATGGGACTTGGACATTCTAGACCCAGAGTCGAAGCAGAATGCCACTGTAAAGAGCAGAAAGGAGTTGGATTTAGATTAG
- the LOC136483822 gene encoding uncharacterized protein has product MVVSRLHQDTDRIGEGGSGQRGSRRRSVRHGCGGSKQCRHQGGQSRCGIGATWARSGPGRGGGRRGIRAGGGGNWPRLPAAPGDVDAERAGAQGRAERAAPVPGRGSPRRPSHFVPLPPPGLGLGFSVDAGNNEDRSSRSSTAAPAPRVPLPGCDHASVVLSSRERDRPWPRAAAAATSISTEAGCSRSSVESDLRSSNAVVKARQQLGAAGLNGVRKVFSGCCGHGDEEQLSQEVRSTGRCRGNGSSVECRSVRSSAGEESVGNGGNGRMYWGADPCNESILVLHTAQEALENGMVKLSMLIISMRWDTCSFRNPSAAYYFEEEHEEKLQWHSLWEEYVGNCQELHN; this is encoded by the coding sequence ATGGTTGTTTCTCGACTCCACCAAGACACCGACCGCATCGGAGAGGGAGGGAGCGGGCAGCGCGGTTCCAGGCGGCGGAGCGTGCGGCATGGGTGCGGCGGCTCGAAGCAGTGTCGACATCAGGGCGGGCAGAGCAGGTGCGGCATCGGGGCGACGTGGGCGCGGAGCGGCCCGGGACGTGGGGGCGGGCGTCGCGGCATcagggcgggcggcggcggtaaCTGGCCGCGGCTGCCGGCAGCGCCTGGTGACGTGGACGCGGAGCGGGCCGGGGCACAGGGGCGGGCGGAGCGGGCGGCTCCGGTGCCTGGCCGCGGGTCTCCGCGGCGCCCGTCCCACTTCGTCCCTCTACCGCCGCCGGGCCTGGGCCTCGGCTTCTCCGTCGACGCGGGCAACAACGAGGACCGGAGCAGCAGATCCTCCACGGCCGCTCCCGCGCCGCGCGTGCCGCTCCCGGGCTGCGACCACGCCTCGGTGGTGCTCTCTTCGCGGGAGCGGGACAGGCCGtggccccgcgccgccgccgctgccacttcCATTTCCACCGAGGCTGGGTGCTCGCGGTCCAGCGTCGAGTCTGACCTCCGCAGCTCCAACGCCGTCGTGAAGGCCCGGCAGCAGCTGGGTGCCGCTGGCCTCAATGGTGTTCGCAAGGTCTTCTCTGGTTGCTGTGGCCACGGTGACGAGGAGCAGCTGAGCCAGGAGGTCCGATCTACGGGTCGCTGCAGAGGGAATGGCAGTAGTGTGGAGTGTAGATCAGTCCGGTCAAGTGCTGGTGAGGAGAGTGTTGGGAATGGTGGCAATGGAAGGATGTATTGGGGTGCTGATCCTTGCAATGAGTCGATTTTGGTACTTCACACAGCACAGGAAGCACTGGAGAATGGTATGGTCAAATTGTCTATGCTTATTATTTCCATGAGATGGGACACGTGCAGTTTCAGAAACCCGTCTGCGGCTTATTATTTTGAGGAAGAACATGAAGAAAAGTTACAGTGGCACTCTTTATGGGAAGAATATGTGGGCAACTGCCAAGAGCTTCACAACTGA